GGCTTCTCACAAAACAACTGGACTTTTCAAACTTTACATTCTCTCGAATCCTTATTCTTGATTTTAATGAATCATCGTATAATTCCGTGATGAAAGTGGAAAACGCGACAGTGGACGCTGGATTTAGCAGCACATTCGCGATTGATTTCTCAGGCTTAGATTTCAGGAGCGCGAACGTGACAGTCACTGCTGTTGGCGATGAAGTGTACAAATGCGCGAACTTTTCTTTTGACACACGAACCTGCCTTGGTTCTTATGTCTTTTTGCAAACAGTCGTTCCTGGACAAAATTACACAATAGTACTAAACGCATTAGATCCTGGATTTGGAGAGAAAGTCAGTGAATCTGAGCCAAGTCCTGCTCCTGCACAGGAAAAGAGCGCGGCTGCCGCTGGCGGCGGAGCAGGAGGCGCTGGAGGTCTCAATGATCATATTCCATCGACAGTTGCCGCGCCGGAAATTTCCGCTCCTGACGTTCCTGTATTACCCACAATAAGTATTGAAGTTCCCTTCTTTACCTCAATTGTTCCAAGAGAGGAATCGCCGCTTGCTGAAAAAAAAGGACTCCTCTCATTAGCTCTTGAAGAGGACGGTATTTCTTTTATGAGAGTACTCATGTATCTTCTTCTTGTTCTGTTTGTTACTGCGGGGATATTTAGTTTTGTCTCCTTTACAGACATACACGTTTATCGTAAAACGGGGTTTACTGCCCTCCAGCAAGCGCTCATTCCATTTTACATTTTCAGGGATGCGCTGATGTATGGGTGGATAATACTTCACCATTTGAAAGAAAACATCATTGGTGCGCGTTATCCACATCTTGAAATAAAATTTTTTGTGCGTATTACCCTAGAAGAGTGGAAGTTCGCGTTAAAGGAGTGGAGTACGCGAAAAGCGATACTTCTTCCTGTAAAATATAGATTTCTTGAGAAGGTGTTGAGAGTAGAATGACAGAAAAAAAAGAAGATGGGAAAAAGAATACAAAGGAAAATGGGAAATATACTTTTGTCGGGATAAAAATTGAAGGCACTGGAAGGAAACTCGTTGTAACACTTCTTTGCAGTCTCTTTACTCTTTTTGTCCTTCTCCCTTTTCTTTACAAAATAATCTTTTATACTGATGACGTTGAGCAGCCCAAAGAAACAAAAGAATATCAGGAAGCGAGGATAAGGGAAGAAAATACGCTTCCTGATAAAACGATGGAAATGAAGGAAGATTTCGCGCTCTGGTTTTCTGCGCATATTCTTGACATACTCATTATTATTATTCTCATCGCAATTCTTGTTATTGTGTCTCATAAAAAGATATGCGTCTTCTATCTTAAACATAAGATAGTGTCATTGCAAAACGAGAAGAACCTCTTAGGGATTCTTCTTCAAAAAATAGAAGCGCAATATAAAGAGGGGAAAATAGTAGGAAGTAAATACATTGTAAGAAGGGAGATTTACAAAGAACAGAAAAATAAGATAGAAATGCTTCTTCCTAGACTCAAGTTCAAGCTGGAAAAGATATATATGCCCCTAATAGCAGCAAAAGACGAATTAATGAAAACAGAAAAGACCACAATGAAGGAAAAAACAGCAGAAGACGCTAAAAAAGAAAATGAAGCTTCAGAGATAAAGAAACAAGATATAAAAAAACAAGACACAAAAGAAAAACAACAACAACCGCTCACTCAATTTTTAAAGTGAAAGCAAGTTAGAATCGCTCGTTTCCCATTGTCACTTTCCTTCTTTAATTCGCCTTCCTGTTTTTGGAATCCCTATGTCTTTTTTTGTGTTTTTTTGAAGAAATTTTTCTAACAAAAAATAAACAATAGAGAGATGAATTGTGATGCAGGACTGTAAGGCGATTGTTTGCGTATTTCTCTTGCGCGTGTTTGTTCTCTATCCTAAACCAAAATCTTTTTATAGGAGTTATACTTATTGGTTAATTATTATACTTCAAGGTGATACTATGGAAACAGTAGTAAAAGCAAAAAAATGGGGAAATTCAATAGGGGTTTTACTTCCTACAAATATCGTTAAGGAAGAACACATTAAGCCAGGAGAAGAAATGGTTATTGAAATCAAGAGAAAGCAAAATGTTCTCAAAGAATTATTTGGGGCGCTTCCTTTTAGGAAATCAACAGAGCAACTTATAAGAGAAACACGAAAAGAGCTGGAAAGCAAATGGATAAAATAAAATGTTTGGATACATACATTCTTTGCGAGATCAGCAAGGCAAATGTAACTTTTATCAAATATTTGAATGAACATTGTCTTATCAATGAATTAACGCTTACAGAGTTTTATAGTGTTGTGTTGAGAGAATATAATGAACAGACAGCAGAGTATTGGCTTTCAAAACTGATACAATACACAAAACCGGTCTCTTTTCCTATTTTAATCAAAGCGATTAAATTTAAGAAAGAGAATAATAAACGAAATCTTTCTTTTTTTGATGCTGTAGGATATATTTTTGCAAAAGAACATGGCTATCTCTTTGTTACAGGAGATAAGGAATTTGAAGATTTCCAAGGAGTTGAATTTGTTCAGAAATGAGTTTACTTCCCCCTTGTCACAATCTTTATCAAAAAATTAGTTTCACTCATTTTTTGGAATAATTTGCTCCCTACGTCGCAAATTATATAAATAAACTGCCATCAACAATAACCATGGCAAACGAGATCGGATCATATTCTTTCCAAACTGTTGAGAATGACATGCTCGCGTTCTGGAAACAGAATTCCACCTATCCACAGGCAAAAGCAAAGAATAAAGGCGGAAAGAAATGGTACTTCCTTGATGGACCGCCTTATACATCCGGCAAAATTCACATCGGCACCGCGTGGAACAAATCACTTAAAGACATGATCCTGCGCTACAAACGCATGAGTGGATTTGATGTTTGGGACAGAGCAGGCTATGACATGCATGGTTTGCCGACAGAAAATAAAGTGCAGGCTTCTTTGAACATCTCTTCTAAAGAAGGAATTGAGGAATATGGCGTTGATACATTTGTTCAGAAATGCGAAGAATGGTCCATCACGCACATGAAGCTGATGAATGAACAGTTCAAACAGCTCGGTGTATGGATGGATTTTGATAACGCGTACATGCCGATTACGCAGGAATTTATCGAAGGCGAATGGTGGCTCATTAAAAAAGCGCATGAGAAAAATCGCTTGTATGAAGGCGCGCGGCCAATGACGTGGTGCGCAAGCTGTGAAACCGCTGTCGCGAAACACGAACTTGAATATGAAAAGACAAAAGATGTTTCTCTTTATGTCAAATTTCCTGTTGAAGGAGAAGAAAAAACATTCCTCGTGATCTGGACCACAACGCCGTGGACGATTCCTTTCAATCTCGCGATCATGGCGCATCCTGATTTTACCTATGTGAAAGCGCACGTTGAAGATGAAACTTGGATTGTCGCGAAAGATCTCGCACAACCATTTATTGAAGGAGTTTGCAAGAAAGCATTTTCCATCATTGAAGAATTTTCTGGAAAAAAGCTTGAAGGCATGCGTTATCTGCATCCATTGCATAAAGATATTCCTCATTTCGACCAGATCAAACTTGAAGCGAAAAATACGCACACAGTGGTGCTCAGCAATGAGTTTGTCGAACTCAGCAGCGGAACAGGTCTTGTTCACTGCGCGCCAGGCTGCGGTCCGCAGGATTATGAAGTGGGGATTAGAAACAAACTTCCCGCGTTCAACACGGTGGATGGAGCAGGAACATTTCCTAAATCCATGAACGCGTTTGCTGGATTCAAAGCAAAAACAGATGATCTCGAATTTATCAAAGCGCTCGCTGCTGTTGACGCGCTCGCGGCAAAACAGAAAATTGAACACGAATATCCACATTGCTGGCGATGCCACAAACCAATCATCTTCAAAGCGACAACGCAATGGTTCTTCAAAGTAGAAGATTTGAAAAAACAGATGATCGCAGACAACAACAAAATTAACTGGGTTCCTGAAGCAGCGTTTAACGCGTTCGACAGCTGGCTGCACAATCTTCGCGATAATTCCATCAGCAAACAGCGGTATTGGGGAACGCCGCTTCCGATCTGGCGCTGCAATAAATGCGACAATTACATTGTGCTTGGCACTGTTAAAGAAATTGAAGAGAAGTCAGGACAAAAAGTGGAAAATCTCCACAAACCGTGGATTGATAAAATTACTATTCCTTGCAGCTGCGGCGGCAAAAAGCATCGCGTGCCTGATATTCTTGATGTCTGGGTTGACGCGGGCTGCGCAAGCTGGAACTGTTTAGATTATCCAAATAAAACAGAACATTTTGAAGATCTTTTCCCCGCAGATTTTATTCTTGAAGGAAAAGACCAAATCAGGGGATGGTTTAATCTTTTGATGGTCGCTTCAACATTGACCATGAACAAGCCAAGTTTCAAAGCAGTGTACATGCACGGGTTTGTGCAGGATTCCCAAGGACGAAAAATGTCGAAAAGTTTGGGCAACTATATTTTGCCAGAAGAAGTGATTAGCAAATATGGCGCGGACACGCTTCGGTATTACATGATTGGTGGCGCGAATCCTGCGGTCGATATTAATTATAATTTTGAAGACATGAATTTAAAGTATAGAAATCTTGGTGTTCTTTGGAACGTGCATAAATATATTTTAGATCATGCAGCAAACAATGATCTCAAACCAAAGCCGCTTTCGAAAAAAGCGCTTGATCTTGAAGAGCGATATATTTTATCGCTTGCAAACAGCACGGTGAAACACGTGACGCGTCTTCTTGATACCTACGCGCTCAATGAAGTTCCGCTTGCAATCGAACATTTGTTTTTGGAATTTTCACGAACCTACATTCAATCTGTTCGTGACAAAGCAGCAGGAGGAACTCCTGAAGAAAAACAAATGGTGCTGGACGCGCTTTATGATGTTTTTATGAAAATATTGAAGTTATTCGCTCCAGTCGCGCCATTTATCACAGAACAAATGTATCTAAATTTTAAATTCGCGTTTTCACTGCCAGAAACAAGCGTGCATCTTTTCGCGTGGCCAACAGCAGATGAACATTTCATTGACAATAATTTAGAGCAGCACATGGCAATTAGCCAGGATACTATTCAATCTATTTTAAACGCACGCGAGAAAATAAAATTAGGAGTTCGTTGGCCAGTTCATGCAGCGACACTTGTTACGACAGACAAACAGGTTGCTGCAGCGATTGACGCGCTGAAAGACATGATTCTTCTCCAGACAAATGTGAAAGTATTGCATGTCGAACAATCATTCAATGAAGCTTCCATTACACTGGAGCCGAATAATAGGGTTATTGGACAGCAATTTAAACAATTAAGCCCGCACGTTGTTTCTTATATTCAAAAAGCAGATCCAAAACTGTTCATGTTCGCGCTGGACAAAGAAGGAAAAGTCTGCGTGACTCTGGATGGGCAAC
This genomic interval from Candidatus Woesearchaeota archaeon contains the following:
- a CDS encoding AbrB/MazE/SpoVT family DNA-binding domain-containing protein; its protein translation is METVVKAKKWGNSIGVLLPTNIVKEEHIKPGEEMVIEIKRKQNVLKELFGALPFRKSTEQLIRETRKELESKWIK
- a CDS encoding PIN domain-containing protein — encoded protein: MDKIKCLDTYILCEISKANVTFIKYLNEHCLINELTLTEFYSVVLREYNEQTAEYWLSKLIQYTKPVSFPILIKAIKFKKENNKRNLSFFDAVGYIFAKEHGYLFVTGDKEFEDFQGVEFVQK
- a CDS encoding isoleucine--tRNA ligase → MANEIGSYSFQTVENDMLAFWKQNSTYPQAKAKNKGGKKWYFLDGPPYTSGKIHIGTAWNKSLKDMILRYKRMSGFDVWDRAGYDMHGLPTENKVQASLNISSKEGIEEYGVDTFVQKCEEWSITHMKLMNEQFKQLGVWMDFDNAYMPITQEFIEGEWWLIKKAHEKNRLYEGARPMTWCASCETAVAKHELEYEKTKDVSLYVKFPVEGEEKTFLVIWTTTPWTIPFNLAIMAHPDFTYVKAHVEDETWIVAKDLAQPFIEGVCKKAFSIIEEFSGKKLEGMRYLHPLHKDIPHFDQIKLEAKNTHTVVLSNEFVELSSGTGLVHCAPGCGPQDYEVGIRNKLPAFNTVDGAGTFPKSMNAFAGFKAKTDDLEFIKALAAVDALAAKQKIEHEYPHCWRCHKPIIFKATTQWFFKVEDLKKQMIADNNKINWVPEAAFNAFDSWLHNLRDNSISKQRYWGTPLPIWRCNKCDNYIVLGTVKEIEEKSGQKVENLHKPWIDKITIPCSCGGKKHRVPDILDVWVDAGCASWNCLDYPNKTEHFEDLFPADFILEGKDQIRGWFNLLMVASTLTMNKPSFKAVYMHGFVQDSQGRKMSKSLGNYILPEEVISKYGADTLRYYMIGGANPAVDINYNFEDMNLKYRNLGVLWNVHKYILDHAANNDLKPKPLSKKALDLEERYILSLANSTVKHVTRLLDTYALNEVPLAIEHLFLEFSRTYIQSVRDKAAGGTPEEKQMVLDALYDVFMKILKLFAPVAPFITEQMYLNFKFAFSLPETSVHLFAWPTADEHFIDNNLEQHMAISQDTIQSILNAREKIKLGVRWPVHAATLVTTDKQVAAAIDALKDMILLQTNVKVLHVEQSFNEASITLEPNNRVIGQQFKQLSPHVVSYIQKADPKLFMFALDKEGKVCVTLDGQQVCLTKEHIVVKMRAPEHLVSGDYKYGQLYIDSTRTPELDHEGYGREIMRRIQDLRKTMGLVRKDRVQVHLIVDSELEKGLSVWENEIKAKCGITDLVFSQDDLPLEHKVVEEIKGKHVVVYAELV